A part of Candidatus Electrothrix aestuarii genomic DNA contains:
- the glgX gene encoding glycogen debranching protein GlgX: protein MKINFPTLSGSPQPLGATITPTGINFALFSRHAEKVVLVLGVRDSCDSTRFEIPLDPQLHKTGDIWHIHVSGLPSYLRYGYRLSGPMEPSTSGLAYDDTLIMLDPYAKEVRSPRWGQDRTCIHHQTCGLIPLNAYDWEEDRPLNIPLQDTVIYEMHVRGFTKHPSSQCSFPGTFKGVCEKIDYMKALGITAVELMPVTEFDETECTFRNPKSNERLRNFWGYSPLSFFAPKASYSSDSAHPLQEFRDMVKTLHRAGIEVILDIVFNHTSEGGWDGPTTSFRGIDNPIYYLLDSQTKEYLNFSGCGNTCNCNHPIVRNLIMDALHWWVVEMHVDGFRFDLASILGRDQYGHVLSNPPVVEMIAEDPILANTKIIAEAWDAAGLYQVGHFSSHHRWAEWNGRFRDDVRMFMNGTPGMVSALATRIAGSSDLYQHNGRRPCNSINFITSHDGFTLADLVSYNEKQNMANGEDNRDGDNNNLSWDSGFPGPTDNPAILAFRRRRMKTMAAILFLSQGVPMLVAGDEFGQTQQGNNNAWCQDNELSWLNWNLAEKNKGQVRFFSKLIQLRKKHAIFRRVHFFEANNQETAPMSQTIHWQALEPGTEDWSEHIHTLSFLLRGAAIDDGDNDNFFIMLNGHPEQEAVFTLPETHSEEPSCIWKKIIDTSQEAPADIFDLEKARTVAVGSQIKVAAMGCIILQTAVVRQAKRQMKKKRRR, encoded by the coding sequence TCCGGCTCACCGCAGCCGCTCGGGGCAACAATAACCCCCACAGGTATTAACTTTGCCCTTTTTTCCCGCCATGCAGAAAAAGTTGTCTTAGTACTGGGTGTCAGAGATTCCTGCGATTCCACCCGGTTTGAAATCCCCCTGGACCCACAACTGCATAAGACCGGAGATATCTGGCATATCCACGTCAGTGGCCTGCCCTCTTACCTACGCTACGGTTACAGGCTCTCCGGCCCGATGGAACCCTCTACCAGCGGATTGGCCTATGATGACACCCTGATCATGCTTGATCCCTATGCCAAGGAGGTGCGTTCACCGCGTTGGGGCCAGGACCGCACCTGTATTCATCATCAGACCTGTGGCCTAATTCCTCTCAACGCCTATGATTGGGAAGAAGACCGCCCTTTGAACATTCCCTTGCAGGATACTGTCATCTACGAGATGCATGTACGCGGTTTTACCAAGCATCCTTCATCGCAATGCAGCTTCCCAGGAACCTTTAAAGGAGTTTGCGAAAAAATTGACTATATGAAGGCCTTAGGCATCACAGCTGTGGAACTCATGCCGGTAACAGAGTTCGATGAAACCGAATGCACCTTTCGCAATCCAAAAAGCAATGAACGGCTCCGTAACTTCTGGGGCTACAGCCCACTTTCCTTTTTTGCCCCTAAGGCCTCCTATTCTTCAGACAGCGCCCATCCTTTGCAGGAATTCCGTGACATGGTCAAAACCTTGCACCGGGCCGGTATAGAGGTAATACTTGATATCGTCTTCAACCATACCTCTGAGGGAGGATGGGATGGCCCCACCACCTCCTTTCGCGGCATTGATAACCCTATCTATTACCTCCTTGACTCGCAGACTAAAGAATATCTTAATTTTTCCGGCTGTGGCAATACCTGTAACTGCAACCATCCTATTGTCCGCAATCTGATTATGGATGCCCTGCACTGGTGGGTCGTGGAAATGCATGTGGATGGATTCCGGTTTGACCTTGCCTCAATTCTTGGTCGTGACCAGTACGGCCATGTCCTCAGCAATCCTCCGGTGGTAGAGATGATTGCCGAGGACCCTATCTTGGCAAATACAAAAATAATCGCGGAAGCTTGGGATGCGGCAGGTCTGTACCAGGTGGGCCATTTTTCGTCCCACCATCGCTGGGCAGAGTGGAACGGCAGATTTCGGGATGATGTGCGCATGTTTATGAACGGCACCCCTGGCATGGTGTCCGCCCTGGCCACCCGAATTGCAGGCAGTTCAGACCTTTATCAGCATAATGGACGCAGGCCCTGCAATTCCATCAACTTTATCACCAGTCATGATGGATTCACCCTGGCTGATCTTGTCAGCTATAATGAAAAGCAAAATATGGCAAATGGAGAGGATAATCGGGATGGAGATAATAATAATCTGAGCTGGGATTCAGGGTTTCCTGGACCGACCGATAATCCGGCAATCCTGGCTTTTCGTCGCCGTCGCATGAAGACAATGGCGGCTATCCTCTTCCTTTCCCAGGGCGTACCTATGCTGGTGGCTGGTGACGAATTCGGCCAGACCCAGCAGGGGAATAATAATGCCTGGTGTCAGGATAACGAACTCAGTTGGCTCAACTGGAATCTTGCCGAAAAAAACAAGGGCCAGGTCCGTTTTTTCAGTAAACTCATTCAGCTCCGAAAAAAACACGCCATCTTTCGTCGGGTGCATTTCTTTGAGGCCAATAATCAGGAGACAGCGCCTATGAGTCAGACAATCCACTGGCAGGCCCTGGAACCCGGCACGGAAGATTGGTCTGAGCACATCCATACCCTTTCCTTTCTCCTGAGAGGGGCGGCTATTGACGACGGCGATAATGATAATTTTTTTATTATGCTGAACGGCCACCCTGAGCAGGAGGCTGTCTTCACGCTCCCAGAAACGCATTCTGAAGAACCATCCTGCATCTGGAAGAAAATAATTGATACCAGTCAGGAAGCGCCTGCTGACATTTTTGACCTTGAAAAAGCCCGTACCGTTGCAGTGGGAAGTCAGATCAAGGTAGCAGCGATGGGATGTATAATTCTGCAAACAGCCGTTGTTCGCCAAGCAAAGAGACAAATGAAGAAAAAAAGGAGAAGATAG